A region from the Lolium perenne isolate Kyuss_39 chromosome 4, Kyuss_2.0, whole genome shotgun sequence genome encodes:
- the LOC127319665 gene encoding uncharacterized protein, translating into MEIFPNSSHRDGSIYSGTDDWKIDYRIVDRNETWLEAMMFSDPTDCRMHNGICESHASRHMLQFLSLRLAKIPAELGSVELYGYIAARDNMNPLLNYIFHFSRDDPIIVKQGSLIHMAGPKRAIELVGTILIEYDMKIKASEHEKEDLQVIDGISCLDNIDTWDRTPFTFRIQGDCGAIDVGVSRLSFAYEATVEVVVSQVQSSFSMCIGCFTSGLDEEIRLFDGAIGESRALKRSVVAVASDDEMELKLKVAADSGIPAEYCCCFQSKQHGRATQEIYTGFALIAVKVTWSTLNKPRKGKEAKAV; encoded by the exons ATGGAGATATTTCCAAATAGCAGCCATCGCGATGGTTCCATATACAGCGGCACGGACGATTGGAAAATTGACTATCGTATTGTTGACCGCAATGAGA CTTGGCTGGAGGCAATGATGTTTTCAGATCCCACAGATTGCAGAATGCACAATGGAATTTGTGAGTCACATGCAAGTCGTCACATGTTGCAGTTTTTGTCATTAAGGTTGGCTAAAATTCCTGCGGAGCTTGGCTCAGTCGAGTTGTACGGATACATCGCAGCCCGGGATAATATGAATCCATTACTTAATTATATCTTCCACTTTAGCAGGGATGATCCCATCATCGTGAAGCAG GGTTCTCTCATCCACATGGCTGGCCCTAAGCGAGCAATCGAATTGGTCGGTACTATTCTAATTGAATATGACATGAAGATCAAGGCAAGCGAACATGAAAAAGAAGATCTACAGGTGATCGATGGTATATCATGCTTGGATAACATAGACACATGGGATCGTACCCCGTTCACATTTCGCATCCAAGGCGATTGTGGTGCAATTGATGTAGGTGTCTCACGTCTTAGCTTTGCGTATGAGGCGACCGTAGAAGTTGTTGTATCACAAGTGCAAAGCAGTTTCAGCATGTGTATCGGTTGTTTTACCAGTGGCTTAGATGAAGAAATCCGGCTCTTTGATGGTGCTATTGGTGAGTCACGTGCCTTAAAGAGGTCTGTGGTTGCTGTAGCAAGCGATGATGAGATGGAATTGAAGTTGAAGGTAGCGGCTGACTCGGGCATCCCTGCTGAATATTGCTGTTGCTTCCAGTCGAAGCAGCATGGGCGTGCCACTCAAGAGATATACACTGGTTTTGCATTAATTGCAGTGAAGGTGACTTGGTCTACTTTGAATAAGCCAAGAAAAGGCAAAGAAGCTAAGGCAGTTTAG